One Ochotona princeps isolate mOchPri1 chromosome 25, mOchPri1.hap1, whole genome shotgun sequence genomic region harbors:
- the MRPS33 gene encoding small ribosomal subunit protein mS33, translating to MSSLSEYALRMTRLSARLFGEVARPTDSKSMKVVKLFSEQPLAKRKETYDWYPNHNTYFALMGILRFHGLYRDEHQDFKEEQMRLKKLRGKGKPKKGEGKRATKKK from the exons ATGTCTTCGCTTTCAGAATATGCCTTACGCATGACTCGTCTCAGTGCCCGGCTGTTTGGTGAAGTTGCCAGGCCCACTGATTCCAAGTCTATGAAAGTGGTGAAACTGTTCAGCGAACAGCCTTTAGCCAAGAGGAAGGAAACCTACGACTGGTATCCCAATCACAACACGTACTTCGCGCTCATGGGGATTCTCCGGTTTCATGGCCTCTACag AGATGAGCATCAGGATTTTAAGGAGGAGCAAATGCGTCTAAAGAAGCTTCGTGGAAAAGGGAAGCCaaagaaaggagaagggaaacgagcaacaaaaaagaaatag